In Melanotaenia boesemani isolate fMelBoe1 chromosome 7, fMelBoe1.pri, whole genome shotgun sequence, a single window of DNA contains:
- the stc2a gene encoding stanniocalcin-2a, which yields MLVKLAVALLVLSVLEQVVGSDNIDIHDSPPEKPASQKGRLSLQNTAEIQHCLVSAGDVGCGVFECFENNSCEIRGLQEICMTFLHNAGKFDSQGKSFIKDALRCMAHGIRHKFSCISRKCVSIKEMVFQLQRECYIKHNLCSAAKENVAVMVEMIHFQDLFPKGPYVELVNILLSCGEEVKEVLTRSVRLQCEQNWGALCDSLSLCSSLAPSPASSANEHRRHPLPSHLEPEHPRSSRQGEKDKAGKVGFSTHSRNRSPGSRRHNTEAGVVAGQEDPKATDIRR from the exons ATGTTGGTCAAGCTGGCCGTTGCGCTGCTGGTTTTGTCAGTGCTGGAGCAAGTAGTGGGATCGGATAATATTGATATTCACGACAGTCCGCCGGAGAAGCCTGCGAGCCAGAAAGGACGCCTCTCTCTGCAGAATACAG CTGAGATCCAGCACTGCCTGGTGAGTGCAGGAGATGTCGGCTGTGGTGTGTTTGAATGCTTTGAGAATAACTCCTGCGAGATACGAGGGCTCCAGGAAATCTGCATGACGTTCCTGCACAACGCTGGCAAATTTGACTCTCAG GGCAAGTCCTTTATCAAGGATGCTCTGCGATGTATGGCACACGGTATTCGGCACAAATTTAGCTGCATCAGCAGAAAGTGTGTGTCCATTAAGGAGATGGTGTTCCAGCTTCAGAGAGAGTGCTACATCAAACACAACCTGTGCTCTGCTGCTAAAGAGAATGTGGCTGTGATGGTGGAGATGATCCATTTCCAAGATCTTTTTCCTAAAGG TCCATATGTGGAGCTGGTGAATATTCTCCTGAGCTGCGGAGAGGAAGTGAAGGAGGTGCTGACGAGGAGTGTCCGACTGCAGTGTGAGCAGAACTGGGGGGCTCTGTGTGACAGCCTGAGCCTTTGCTCCTCCCTCGCCCCGTCCCCTGCCAGCTCCGCCAACGAGCACCGCCGCCACCCTTTGCCTTCCCACCTTGAGCCGGAGCACCCTCGCTCTTCGCGGCAAGGTGAAAAGGACAAAGCCGGCAAGGTGGGCTTCAGCACTCACTCACGTAACCGCAGCCCGGGATCCCGCCGCCACAATACAGAAGCCGGAGTGGTGGCCGGGCAGGAAGACCCCAAGGCCACCGACATCCGGAGGTGA